One Denticeps clupeoides chromosome 10, fDenClu1.1, whole genome shotgun sequence genomic window carries:
- the rnf223 gene encoding LOW QUALITY PROTEIN: RING finger protein 223 (The sequence of the model RefSeq protein was modified relative to this genomic sequence to represent the inferred CDS: deleted 1 base in 1 codon), translated as MDKELKVWHSQTVLVEAGPEGERSNSQPECSICYNTYDNVFKTPKLLDCTHTFCLECLSRLMAISSDLLPGKISCPFCRHPTSLPEHGPPALATSREVLGRLPTHLQHEEPVWLEGERLCYKRPLDAASPASFCICVDIGGSKVMGEPMQTQMRRPRLLDRLTDWKRLLLFLLLMVLLLLVVLWPLQCILTTGSMQCFSSQNPTPTTTNVPFTVQSNKN; from the exons ATGGATAAGGAGCTGAAGGTGTGGCACTCTCAGACTGTTCTGGTGGAAGCGGGGCCAGAGGGTGAGCGAAGCAACAGCCAACCAGAGTGCTCCATCTGCTACAACACCTATGACAATGTCTTCAAGACGCCTAAACTGCTGGActgcacacacaccttctgcCTGGAGTGCCTCTCCCGTCTCATGGCCATCTCCTCGGACCTCCTCCCAGGCAAGATCTCCTGCCCTTTCTGTCGTCACCCCACATCCCTGCCCGAGCACGGC CCCCCCGCCCTGGCCACAAGTCGTGAAGTGCTGGGCCGACTGCCCACCCACCTGCAGCACGAAGAGCCCGTGTGGCTGGAGGGGGAGCGGCTTTGCTACAAGCGTCCTCTGGACGCTGCGAGCCCCGCCTCCTTCTGCATCTGCGTGGACATCGGCGGCAGCAAGGTGATGGGCGAGCCGATGCAGACGCAGATGCGGAGGCCCAGGCTGCTGGACAGGCTCACTGACTGGAAGCGGCTGCTGCTCTTCCTGCTACtgatggtgctgctgctgctggtggtgctcTGGCCGCTGCAGTGCATCCTCACCACCGGCTCCATGCAGTGTTTCAGCAGCCAGAACCCCACCCCGACCACCACCAATGTTCCGTTTACAGTGCAGAGTAACAagaactaa